The following nucleotide sequence is from Hyphomicrobiales bacterium.
GCACATGAGGCGTGCATAGCCGACCGCCTGATTCCACTGTGCGGGATCGTGATTGTCGCGTTCCATGCTCGTGCTCCTTGGCCGGGCCCCGCGCGCGTCGCTCGGGCCGTGTTCGATGGATGGGCGATGGCGGATGCGACCAGGGGAGCCAACCCCACAACGCAAAACCTGTTCAGGCGAGGTTCGCAGCAATCGATAGGACTCGACCGATCCCATCCGCCAACTCGATGGACCAGCGAGCCGCCAGCCCGAATTCTGTGCTGCGACCGAGCAAGGCTCGGCCGCAGCAGCTTCGGCTCCCGTATGAACGCGGAACGACGGGACCGATCGTTGGACGGACCGCGGGATCGGCGTCGAAAGGGTTGGGGGGCAACCGCTCTGGGGACGCCCGATCGGGTGGGGCCCGTCGGAACGCGGTACGCAACGGTTACGCTACTGGAACACGGTTACGCGGTACTGGGTGACGGTCGGGGCATGGAACGCGCCGACGATGACCGGACCCGATCCGCCCGGCTTGCGGCCGGCGGTACGCTTTACGCGGTACTCTCTACGCTCCCCGGGGCACCCCGTTCGGAGCACGCCCTGGAGTTCGCGCGGACCCGGAGCGACCCGCCCCGGCCCGAAACCTTCGCCACGATGCTCAGTGCACCGCGACGGAAACCATTGCGGCATCCGAGTGGAGCAGCGAGACCTGCCCCGGTCCGACCGGCGCGACTTCCACCAGACCGGACCGTGACACCGCCCGCGCACCCGGCACAGCGCCGCGAACGCCACGCAAAACCCGCGCCTCGAGGCCAACCGAGAGCTTTTCGGCCCTCTGCCTCGCCCTCCGGCTCCTGAGTTGCTCGATCGAGCAACTCAGGCGCAGCCGGGGCTTCAAGTCCTGGTTCGACGGCATGGGGGACACCGACGAACCATCCTCCGCTCTTTTCTGCTCCGATCCCGGAACGGTCTTGGGCGAATGACGCGACGCGACGAACTCGACACCACACCGACGAGACAGGAACACCACGGCGGAGCAGCCCTTGGCTTTGCCAACCGGCGACGGGCTCTGGGGGAAAGCCTGGCACCGCAACTCGGCAACGATGGATTGATCTGATGTCGTTCGCATCGGGCCGCTCCTTACCGAACGCGTCGCCAGCGACTTGGGGGGGGTGTCGTCGGCGACGGTTGGAATTAACCGTAGCACTGGGGCCACAATTGGCAGGGAATGCGACCGAGATGGGGTATTTCGCTTGACAAACGTTCATCTTCGCTGGGCTGATTTGCCCGGCGCCCGCGCCAACCTGATGAATCTATTCGAGCTTTAGGAAAGGGCCTCGTAAGGTCCGCGTATCGGGTCCGCCGCGGGCGCGGCACCCTTCGTCAGACGGCTCGGGCCACCCGGGCGGCCGCAACGGCCGCAAGACCCACCGCAACGAGGCTGATCACCGCGTTCCAGCCGGCGAATGAGAGGCCGAATATCCGCAACGGCGCCTCATCGCAGCGCACCACCGATTCGCTGGCCATCCCGTCGAGCAGGCTGCCGACGGATCCCGAGACGGCCGCCTCGCCCCCGCAGGTGGTCGGGCCCGCCCAGAATTTCCACTCGACGCCCGCGTGATAGATGCCGAGCCCCGTGTTGATCGCAAAGCCGATGGCGACCGCCACGAGGAGCCCGATCGCAGCGTGGCGCCAGCCGCGAGACGCCGCCAGGATCGCCACCAGCGTCGCCGGTACCGCGAAATAGTAGGCATAGCGCTCTTGCAGGCAGAGCGGGCAGGGCCGGTAGCCGCCGATGTGCTCGAAGCCCAGCGCCGCGAGAATGGACGCGAGCGCGACGACGAAGAGCACCAGCGCTGGCGCCAATGCGCCCGAATCTGCCCTGCCGACAGCCATCGTCGCCACCCTTCGACGGTGCGGCCCACGCCGCGCCACACCTCTTTCACCTCGTGCGTCAGTGCATATAGCGCAAGACGAGGAAGCCGCCGATCAGGAAGATGAAGAAGATCGCGGTCATGAGCCCGAGCCGCTTTTCGATGAACGCGCGCACGGGCGGCCCGAAGAGGTAGAGGAGCGCGGCAACGAGGAAGAACCGACCGCCCCGCGAGATCAGGCTCGCCGCGACGAACACCGGCAGGCTGAGGCCGACCGCACCGCTCGCGATCGTGAAGACCTTGTAGGGAAGCGGCGTGAATCCGGCGGCAAAGACGATCCAGAACCCCCATTCCGCGTAGAGTTGGCGAAAGCGCCCCCAGGCGCTCTGCGGGTTCGCGGCATCATAGGTCGCCGGATCGAAGGCCGGATGGCCGGGCTCGTCGAGACGCCACTTCGGATCGAAGACGTCGAGCAGCACATCGCCGACGACGTAGAGGAGGCTCGCGCCGATGAGATAGCCGAGCAGCCCGCCGGCCACCGAGGCCACCGTGCAGATCGCCGCGTAGAACCAGGCCTTCGCACGCTGGGCCACCACCATCGGAATGAGCATGACGTCGGGCGGGATGGGAAAGAACGAGCTTTCGGCGAACGAGACCACCGCCAGCCAGAGACCGGCGAGGCGATGGGCGGCAAGGGCCATGCAGCGATCGTAGAGGGCTCTGAGCATGCCGCCCAAGTAGCTGCGCCGGTCGCCCCTGTCCATGCCCGCAGCACCCCACGTCAGCGGCAATGGAACACCGTCCCCATGGCAATCGCGTGTAATGCTCTGTTAACCGAAGCACCGTCACCTGATCGGCACCCGGAAAGACAATGATCGCTCGCGTCGGCGGCAACGGTTGACGACGCGGCCCGCCAAGATATCTTCGCGGCACTGCCCCTGTGGCGGAATTGGTAGACGCGACGGACTCAAAATCCGTTTCCTTCACCGGAGTGCCCGTTCGAGTCGGGCCAGGGGCACCATCCGCAGCCACCGCCGGGAGCCCCGGCCCGTATGGGCCGAGAAATCCGGCTGGCGGCCCGAGGCACCGGGAATGCGACCGTCCGCGGTGGGCGGATGACGACGAGCGTGGGGGCCGCGAAACGATGCAAGATGCGAATTCCCCTCGGACCTGGGCACGGCGGCTCGCTGGGCCCCTCCTGGCACTGGCACTGAGCCAACTCGCCGCAGGCGCCGCCCTCGCCGGGCCGATGCTGCTCTATGAAGTCGGCAGCGATCGCGTTCTCTATGCCGATGAGCCGGACCGGCCGTGGCATCCCGCCTCGCTGACCAAACTGATGACGGCCTACATCGCCTTCGAGGAATTGCGTGCCGGCCGCCTGACGCTCGACACCGCCCTCGTTCAGTCCGCCAACGCCCACAAGGAGCCCCCGAGCAAGATCGGCCTGCCGGTCGGCGCCACCATGTCGCTCGACCTCGGCCTGCGCGCGCTCATCATCAAGTCGGCCAACGACGTCGCGGTGATGATCGGCGAGCGCATTTCCGGCAGCGAGGGCGCCTTCGTTCAGCGCATGAACCAGACCGCCTCACGCCTCGGCATGCTGCGCACGCGGTTTCGCAACCCCAACGGGCTGCCCGACCCGGCTCAGGTGACGACCGCGCGGGACATGGCGCTGCTGACGCGCGCCATCATCCACGACTTCCCAGAGCGTGCCGACCTCTTTGCCCAATCCCGGATGCGGATCGGCGACATTCCGCTACGGTCGCACAATGCGCTGCTGGAACGCTTCGAGGGCGCCGATGGCATGAAGACCGGCTT
It contains:
- a CDS encoding D-alanyl-D-alanine carboxypeptidase; the encoded protein is MQDANSPRTWARRLAGPLLALALSQLAAGAALAGPMLLYEVGSDRVLYADEPDRPWHPASLTKLMTAYIAFEELRAGRLTLDTALVQSANAHKEPPSKIGLPVGATMSLDLGLRALIIKSANDVAVMIGERISGSEGAFVQRMNQTASRLGMLRTRFRNPNGLPDPAQVTTARDMALLTRAIIHDFPERADLFAQSRMRIGDIPLRSHNALLERFEGADGMKTGFICASGFNIVASASRNGRRLVAVVLGALTAPERTERTGKLLEYGFRAAGWRGVLGANSLDALPRDPARAVAPRNVRGEVRVGTCGYRAPATAAATKPKAKARAASATGNENAPARRRSGASGSANRR
- a CDS encoding DedA family protein produces the protein MLRALYDRCMALAAHRLAGLWLAVVSFAESSFFPIPPDVMLIPMVVAQRAKAWFYAAICTVASVAGGLLGYLIGASLLYVVGDVLLDVFDPKWRLDEPGHPAFDPATYDAANPQSAWGRFRQLYAEWGFWIVFAAGFTPLPYKVFTIASGAVGLSLPVFVAASLISRGGRFFLVAALLYLFGPPVRAFIEKRLGLMTAIFFIFLIGGFLVLRYMH
- a CDS encoding disulfide bond formation protein B, translated to MAVGRADSGALAPALVLFVVALASILAALGFEHIGGYRPCPLCLQERYAYYFAVPATLVAILAASRGWRHAAIGLLVAVAIGFAINTGLGIYHAGVEWKFWAGPTTCGGEAAVSGSVGSLLDGMASESVVRCDEAPLRIFGLSFAGWNAVISLVAVGLAAVAAARVARAV